In Populus trichocarpa isolate Nisqually-1 chromosome 7, P.trichocarpa_v4.1, whole genome shotgun sequence, the following proteins share a genomic window:
- the LOC7456274 gene encoding glucan endo-1,3-beta-glucosidase 8 — MARTGLLVWLYCLILASVNVVHVLSSTVLPGIGVNWGTMASNPLPRNIVVNMLKDNGITKVKLFDSDSPTLKALAGTGIEVMVGIPNNQMSIVAGDIEDAEDWVKENITAYLHNGGVDIKYVAVGNEPFLSSYNNTYDNITFPALQNVQKALDKAGVGDKIKATVALNADVYESLSDKPSGGDFRKDIKDIMIQIIKFLHQNKAPFVVNIYPFLSLYQNAGFPFDYAFFDGGKTISDKNVSYSNVFDANYDTLVWTLKKNGVGDLKIIIGEVGWPTDGNFNANNKLAKKFYDGLLKKLVAEKGTPLRPGQLDLYLFGLIDENQKSIAPGHFERHWGLFYYDGKPKFPIDLSGKGNDKMLIAAKGVQYMSPRWCVLNEENKNLSMIADEISYACSSADCTSLGYGSSCSKMDIDGNVSYAFNMYFQMQDQGDYACNFNGLAMIVKTNASRGNCLFPLQLVGAGERLELAYGVRIIAGLMLAFFSLM; from the exons ATGGCCAGAACCGGGCTGCTAGTATGGTTATATTGTTTGATTCTGGCATCAGTCAATGTTGTTCACGTCCTTTCTTCAACAGTCTTACCAGGTATAGGCGTGAACTGGGGCACGATGGCGTCGAATCCATTGCCGCGTAATATAGTGGTTAACATGTTGAAAGACAATGGCATCACTAAGGTTAAGCTTTTCGATTCTGATTCTCCGACCTTAAAGGCCTTGGCTGGCACAGGCATTGAGGTCATGGTTGGCATCCCTAATAACCAGATGTCCATAGTAGCCGGTGATATAGAGGATGCCGAAGATTGGGTGAAAGAAAATATCACCGCGTATCTTCATAATGGGGGTGTTGACATCAA ATATGTGGCTGTTGGGAATGAGCCTTTCTTGTCGAGCTATAATAACACATATGACAATATTACATTCCCAGCATTGCAAAACGTTCAAAAGGCTTTGGACAAAGCTGGAGTCGGAGACAAAATCAAAGCTACAGTTGCTCTTAATGCTGATGTTTATGAATCCCTTTCGGACAAACCGTCCGGTGGTGATTTCCGTAAGGACATAAAGGATATCATGATTCAGATTATCAAGTTTCTCCATCAAAATAAGGCTCCCTTCGTTGTTAACATTTATCCATTCCTTAGTCTGTATCAAAACGCTGGCTTCCCCTTCGATTATGCCTTCTTTGATGGTGGCAAAACAATCTCGGATAAAAATGTTTCATACAGCAATGTGTTTGATGCAAATTACGATACACTAGTTTGGACGCTGAAGAAGAATGGTGTTGGTGATTTGAAGATCATAATTGGGGAAGTTGGTTGGCCTACAGATGGTAACTTTAATGCTAACAACAAACTAGCTAAGAAGTTCTATGACGGTCTCCTAAAAAAGTTGGTCGCAGAGAAGGGAACCCCTCTCCGACCAGGCCAATTGGATTTGTATCTCTTTGGCCTAATTGACGAGAATCAGAAGAGCATTGCACCAGGACATTTTGAGAGACATTGGGGACTCTTTTACTATGATGGAAAGCCAAAGTTTCCAATAGATTTATCCGGAAAAGGCAACGACAAGATGCTAATAGCAGCAAAGGGAGTTCAGTACATGTCACCTCGATGGTGTGTGCTTAATGAGGAGAACAAGAACTTGAGCATGATAGCAGATGAAATCAGCTATGCTTGCTCTTCGGCTGATTGCACAAGCTTGGGTTATGGATCATCATGCAGCAAAATGGACATTGATGGCAATGTTTCTTATGCTTTTAATATGTACTTCCAAATGCAAGATCAAGGTGATTATGCATGCAATTTCAATGGATTAGCAATGATAGTTAAAACAAATGCCTCTCGGGGAAACTGTCTTTTCCCATTACAGCTTGTAGGAGCTGGAGAGAGGCTCGAATTGGCATATGGAGTAAGAATCATTGCAGGATTAATGTTGGCATTTTTCTCCCTGATGTAA
- the LOC7457140 gene encoding protein SLOW GREEN 1, chloroplastic isoform X1, protein MGSIKTFSPCSPPSHFQNLKSSKNCNSSTSLKPLLCSMNPLNIHSRHKLHISSNICSKSPFPQIPTSSISKKNNNFTSFLSEKVLVSLVGAFIFIGSFGLNTRQSLALPAQTSGGSVNLEGKRDAQMEKSEDEEMYEKVLEKEPRNVEALKVVLHGKMRRGQTKEAVKYVGRLIEIEPEEVEWRLLEALCYEMMGQLNKAKRLFNEILEERPLLLRALHGLALVMHKNLEGPAVFEMLNKALEVAHREKRVTEERNIRILIAQMHVVKGDFEEALKKFQGLVSDNPRDFRPYLCQGIIYSLLDRKEEAAEQFETYRSLVPEEFPQRIFLDDVVLEAKTKSRERFQKEFQAEFSYRK, encoded by the exons ATGGGTTCAATAAAAACATTCTCTCCATGCTCCCCACCCTCACATTTTCAGAATTTGAAATCGTCAAAAAACTGTAACTCCTCAACTTCTTTGAAGCCACTACTATGTTCCATGAATCCACTCAACATCCACAGCAGGCACAAACTGCACATCTCATCAAATATCTGTTCTAAGTCACCATTTCCTCAGATACCCACTTCAAGTATctccaaaaaaaacaacaatttcacCAGTTTTTTGTCTGAGAAGGTGCTGGTTTCCCTTGTTGGGGCCTTCATTTTTATTGgttcttttggtttaaatactagGCAAAGTTTGGCACTTCCGGCTCAAACAAGTGGTGGTAGTGTGAATTTAGAgggaaagagagatgcccagaTGGAGAAAAGTGAGGACGAGGAGATGTATGAGAAGGTTTTGGAGAAGGAGCCAAGGAATGTGGAGGCATTGAAGGTGGTTCTGCATGGGAAGATGAGGAGAGGACAGACTAAAGAGGCTGTGAAGTATGTTGGGAGGTTGATTGAGATCGAGCCCGAGGAAGTTGAATGGAGGCTTTTGGAGGCACTTTGTTATGAGATGATGGGGCAATTGAACAAGGCTAAAAGGTTGTTCAACGAAATCTTGGAAGAGAGACCACTTTTGCTTAGAGCTTTGCAC GGTTTAGCACTGGTTATGCACAAAAATCTTGAAGGTCCTGCTGTCTTTGAGATGCTGAATAAAGCTCTAGAAGTTGCCCATCGTGAAAAAAGAGTAACTGAGGAGAGAAACATTAGAATTCTAATTGCGCAAATGCATGTTGTCAAG GGGGATTTTGAGGAGGCTTTGAAGAAATTTCAAGGCCTGGTTAGCGACAACCCACGAGATTTTCGACCTTATCTTTGCCAG GGAATAATATACAGTCTGTTggatagaaaagaagaagctgCAGAACAGTTTGAGACATATCGGAGTCTTGTGCCTGAAGAATTTCCACAAAGGATATTTCTTGATGATGTTGTATTGGAAGCAAAAACCAAGTCCAGGGAGCGGTTTCAAAAGGAGTTTCAAGCTGAATTCTCGTACAGGAAGTAA
- the LOC7457140 gene encoding protein SLOW GREEN 1, chloroplastic isoform X2: MGSIKTFSPCSPPSHFQNLKSSKNCNSSTSLKPLLCSMNPLNIHSRHKLHISSNICSKSPFPQIPTSSISKKNNNFTSFLSEKVLVSLVGAFIFIGSFGLNTRQSLALPAQTSGGSVNLEGKRDAQMEKSEDEEMYEKVLEKEPRNVEALKVVLHGKMRRGQTKEAVKYVGRLIEIEPEEVEWRLLEALCYEMMGQLNKAKRLFNEILEERPLLLRALHGDFEEALKKFQGLVSDNPRDFRPYLCQGIIYSLLDRKEEAAEQFETYRSLVPEEFPQRIFLDDVVLEAKTKSRERFQKEFQAEFSYRK; the protein is encoded by the exons ATGGGTTCAATAAAAACATTCTCTCCATGCTCCCCACCCTCACATTTTCAGAATTTGAAATCGTCAAAAAACTGTAACTCCTCAACTTCTTTGAAGCCACTACTATGTTCCATGAATCCACTCAACATCCACAGCAGGCACAAACTGCACATCTCATCAAATATCTGTTCTAAGTCACCATTTCCTCAGATACCCACTTCAAGTATctccaaaaaaaacaacaatttcacCAGTTTTTTGTCTGAGAAGGTGCTGGTTTCCCTTGTTGGGGCCTTCATTTTTATTGgttcttttggtttaaatactagGCAAAGTTTGGCACTTCCGGCTCAAACAAGTGGTGGTAGTGTGAATTTAGAgggaaagagagatgcccagaTGGAGAAAAGTGAGGACGAGGAGATGTATGAGAAGGTTTTGGAGAAGGAGCCAAGGAATGTGGAGGCATTGAAGGTGGTTCTGCATGGGAAGATGAGGAGAGGACAGACTAAAGAGGCTGTGAAGTATGTTGGGAGGTTGATTGAGATCGAGCCCGAGGAAGTTGAATGGAGGCTTTTGGAGGCACTTTGTTATGAGATGATGGGGCAATTGAACAAGGCTAAAAGGTTGTTCAACGAAATCTTGGAAGAGAGACCACTTTTGCTTAGAGCTTTGCAC GGGGATTTTGAGGAGGCTTTGAAGAAATTTCAAGGCCTGGTTAGCGACAACCCACGAGATTTTCGACCTTATCTTTGCCAG GGAATAATATACAGTCTGTTggatagaaaagaagaagctgCAGAACAGTTTGAGACATATCGGAGTCTTGTGCCTGAAGAATTTCCACAAAGGATATTTCTTGATGATGTTGTATTGGAAGCAAAAACCAAGTCCAGGGAGCGGTTTCAAAAGGAGTTTCAAGCTGAATTCTCGTACAGGAAGTAA
- the LOC7456272 gene encoding RNA cytidine acetyltransferase 1 — protein MRKKVDERIRTLIENGVKLRHRSLFLIIGDKSRDQIVNLHYMLSKAVVKSRPSVLWCYKDKLELSSHKKKRAKQVKKLMQRGLLDPEKVDPFSLFLETGGLTYCLYKDTERILGNTFGMCILQDFEALTPNLLARTIETVEGGGLIVLLLRSLSSLTSLYTMVMDVHERFRTESHSEATGRFNERFLLSLASCKACVVMDDELNILPISSHIRSITPNPVKEDSEGLSEAERNLKNLKEQLHEDFPVGPLVKKCCTLDQGKAVITFLDSILDKTPRSTVALLAARGRGKSAALGLAVAGAIAAGYSNIFITAPSPENLKTLFEFICKGFDALEYKEHIDYDVVKSANPEFKKATVRINIFKQHRQTIQYLQPHEHEKLSQVELLVIDEAAAIPLPVVRSLLGPYLVFLSSTVNGYEGTGRSLSLKLLQQLEEQSQISSKNVEGSLSGRLFRKIELSESIRYASRDPIESWLNALLCLDVANSIPSISRLPLPSECDLYYVNRDTLFSYHKDSELFLQRMMALYVASHYKNSPNDLQLMADAPAHHLFVLLGPVDESKNQLPDILCVIQVCLEGQISRKSAIQSLSEGHQPSGDQIPWKFCEQFRDTVFPSFSGVRIVRIATHPSAMRLGYGSAAVELLTRYFEGKITPISEVDDENDVEIPRVRVTEAAEKVSLLEENIKPRTDLPHLLVHLHERKPEKLHYLGVSFGLTLDLLRFWKRRKFAPFYIGQIPNTVTGEHSCMVLKPLNSDDSEVSGSDEWGFFGPFYQDFKRRFARLLEGDGFRSMEYKLAMSVLDPKINYADMEQEPMPSAPDGFWRSLTDDLSLYDLERLKVYTENLADFHLILDIVPILARLYFRGKLPISLSYVQASVLLCVGLQQRNITFIEEQMKLERTQILSLFMKVMKKFYKYLHGIASKDVESTLPRLKERELRPHSISVDDDLKEAAKQVEDGMKSKMEGLLSPEFLQQYAIEGEKEEFDDALQKHGGKINPGSVISVKSNRVKPEKHGKQESSRSGKKRGKEDRGSKSNKKSKS, from the exons ATGAGGAAGAAGGTGGACGAGAGAATCAGAACACTCATAGAAAATGGCGTCAAATTACGCCACCGTTCTCTCTTCCTTATCATCGGCGACAAGTCACGTGACCAG ATTGTGAACCTTCATTATATGCTAAGCAAGGCAGTGGTGAAATCTAGACCGTCCGTTTTATGGTGCTACAAGGATAAACTTGAACTTAGCag tcacaagaaaaaaagagcaaagcAGGTGAAAAAGTTAATGCAGAGAGGACTGTTGGATCCTGAGAAAGTTGATCCTTTTTCGCTCTTTCTTGAGACCGGAGGTTTGACATACTGTTTGTATAAGGATACTGAAAGAATTCTCGGTAATACTTTTGGAATGTGCATATTACAG GATTTTGAGGCTCTGACTCCAAATTTGTTGGCTAGAACGATAGAAACAGTTGAAGGTGGTGGATTGATTGTGTTGCTGCTACGCTCTTTATCTTCGTTGACCAGTTTGTACACAATGGTTATG GATGTTCATGAGAGGTTTCGTACCGAGTCCCATTCTGAGGCAACTGGGCGCTTTAATGAACGTTTCTTGTTATCACTTGCTTCGTGCAAAGCATGTGTGGTTATGGATGACGAGCTTAACATTTTACCTATTTCTTCTCATATAAGGTCAATCACCCCAAATCCTGTTAAAGAG GATTCTGAAGGGCTTTCAGAAGCGGAAAGAAACTTGAAGAATTTGAAAGAACAACTCCATGAGGATTTTCCTGTTGGTCCTTTGGTCAAAAAGTGCTGTACACTAGATCAG GGAAAAGCTGTGATCACATTTCTTGATTCAATTTTGGATAAGACGCCGCGCAGCACGGTTGCTTTGCTGGCTGCTCGAGGTCGTGGGAAATCTGCTGCCCTTGGTTTAGCAGTCGCTGGAGCTATTGCGGCTGG gtattcaaatatatttattactgCACCTAGCCCTGAAAACTTAAAGACTTTGTTTGAATTCATCTGCAAGGGATTCGATGCACTTGAATACAAG GAACATATTGATTATGATGTGGTGAAAAGTGCAAATCCTGAGTTCAAAAAAGCTACTGTGCGCATTAATATCTTCAAGCAGCACAGACAAACAATTCAG TATTTACAGCCACATGAACATGAAAAGCTCTCCCAAGTTGAACTGCTTGTTATTGATGAAGCTGCTGCAATTCCATTGCCTGTTGTGAGGTCCCTACTGGGTCCATATCTGGTTTTCCTTTCATCAACTGTGAATGG CTATGAAGGTACTGGCCGATCCTTGTCACTAAAACTTCTGCAGCAATTGGAAGAACAAAGCCAGATATCTTCTAAGAATGTGGAGGGCTCTCTTTCTG GTCGTCTTTTCAGAAAGATAGAATTAAGCGAGTCTATCAGATATGCTTCTCGTGATCCCATAGAATCCTGGCTCAATGCCTTACTCTGTCTCGATGTTGCGAATTCAATACCTAGTATCAGCAG ATTACCCCTACCCAGTGAATGCGATCTCTATTATGTCAATCGGGACACTCTTTTTTCCTATCACAAAGACAGCGAGTTATTTCTGCAG CGAATGATGGCATTATATGTTGCGTCTCACTACAAAAACTCTCCTAATGACTTACAACTAATGGCCGATGCTCCAGCACATCATTTGTTCGTGTTGCTTG GCCCTGTTGATGAGTCAAAAAATCAACTTCCTGATATCTTATGCGTCATCCAG GTCTGTCTTGAAGGCCAGATTTCTCGTAAATCTGCAATCCAAAGCTTAAGTGAAGGTCATCAACCCTCTGGGGACCAAATACCATGGAAATTCTGTGAGCAGTTCCGTGATACAGTTTTCCCTAGCTTTTCAGGTGTTCGTATTGTACGCATTGCCACCCATCCAAGTGCAATGAGG CTTGGATACGGTTCTGCTGCAGTAGAACTCTTAACCAG GTACTTTGAAGGAAAAATAACTCCCATTTCTGAAGtagatgatgaaaatgatgtgGAGATTCCTCGAGTTAGAGTTACCGAAGCTGCAGAGAAG GTTTCTTTGctagaagaaaatataaaacctaGGACAGATCTTCCACATTTGCTAGTACATCTTCATGAACGGAAACCAGAAAAGCTCCATTACCTCGGTGTTTCCTTTGGGTTAACTTTGGACCTTCTTCGCTTTTGGAAGAGACGTAAATTTGCCCCCTTCTACATCGGCCAAATTCCA AATACTGTAACTGGTGAGCATTCATGTATGGTCCTCAAACCATTAAACAGTGATGATAGTGAAGTTAGTGGGTCAGATGAATGGGGCTTTTTTGGTCCATTTTACCAAG ATTTCAAGCGAAGGTTTGCTAGGCTACTGGAAGGTGACGGTTTCCGTTCAATGGAATATAAGCTTGCTATGAG TGTCTTGGATCCTAAGATTAATTACGCTGACATGGAGCAAGAACCCATGCCATCTGCCCCTGATGGATTTTGGAGGTCACTTACTGATGATCTATCACTATATGATTTGGAAAGGTTGAAAGTTTATACTGAAAACCTAGCTGATTTTCATTTG ATTTTAGACATTGTTCCAATCCTGGCTCGTCTATATTTTCGAGGAAAGCTTCCCATATCATTGTCATATGTTCAGGCTTCTGTTTTACTCTGTGTTGGTTTGCAGCAACGAAATATTACCTTTATTGAG GAACAAATGAAGTTGGAAAGAACACAAATTTTGTCACTTTTTATGAAGGTTATGAAGAAGTTCTACAAATATCTTCATGGTATTGCATCAAAAGATGTAGAATCAACCCTACCCAGGTTAAAAGAG AGGGAGCTGAGACCTCACAGCATATCGGTGGATGATGATCTAAAGGAAGCAGCAAAGCAAGTTGAG GATGGGATGAAATCCAAGATGGAGGGTTTGCTGAGTCCTGAATTCCTTCAACAGTACGCAATTGAGGGGGAAAAAGAAGAGTTCGACGATGCTTTGCAAAAACACGGTGGAAAGATAAACCCAGGTAGTGTTATTAGTGTAAAATCCAATAGAGTTAAACCAGAGAAACATGGAAAGCAAGAGAGTAGTAGGAGTGGGAAAAAGCGAGGTAAGGAAGACCGCGGctctaaatcaaataaaaagagtaAATCTTAA
- the LOC7456271 gene encoding putative pentatricopeptide repeat-containing protein At1g02420, whose product MNLKMLSFNKNFPSVKFYFSPPSSASASAAKASVFALVKSEKKTTGMMMMMMIKKNLKSLSFELQKSRYVSSSKIPFLSLHTNPQNHNNKDIQVDAIYNIISNSTSSQNLKQSLKSTGVFLSNDLIDKVLKRVRFSHGNPLQALDFFNFTADRRGFYHSSYSLDTMLYILGRSRKFDHIWDVLIDIKRKDRNLITPRTLQVVLGRVAKVCSVRMTVESFWKFKRLVPVFDTSCFNALLRTLCQEKSMSDARNVYHHLKKGFRPNLQTFNILLSGWKSSEEAELFYEEMKELGVKPDIVTYNSLIDVFCKGRELEKAYGVVARMREEDILPDVITYTSIIGGLGLVGQPDKARDMLKEMKEHGCYPDVAAYNAVIRNYCIAKRLDAAYSLMAEMESKGMSPNATSYNLFFRVFSWSNDLRNSWDFYGRMMDAGCLPNTQSCMFLIKLFKRHEKVEMALQLWNDMVEKGFGSYILVSDVLLGMLCDMGKLVEAEKCFLQMVEKGHKPSNVSFRRIKVLMELANKHDAIRNLSEKMAIFGSSIRAPEGMDEKECSDPVPSL is encoded by the coding sequence ATGAATCTGAAAATGCTGTCGTTTAATAAAAACTTCCCATCAGTCAAGTTCTATTTTTCACCACCGTCATCAGCCTCTGCCTCTGCCGCCAAAGCTTCTGTTTTCGCTTTGGTAAAATCAGAAAAGAAGACAAcggggatgatgatgatgatgatgattaagaAGAATCTAAAGTCTCTATCTTTTGAACTACAAAAATCAAGgtatgtttcttcttctaaaaTCCCATTCCTTTCTCTCCACACCAACCCTCAAAACCACAACAACAAAGACATACAAGTAGATGCCATTTATAACATCATAAGTAACTCAACTTCCTCTCAAAACCTCAAACAATCCTTAAAATCAACTGGGGTTTTTCTCTCGAATGATTTGATAGATAAAGTGCTCAAAAGGGTCAGGTTTAGCCATGGAAACCCTTTACAAGCACTTGACTTCTTTAATTTCACTGCTGATAGAAGAGGGTTTTATCACTCTTCTTATTCTTTAGATACCATGCTTTACATTTTGGGTAGGAGTCGCAAATTTGATCATATTTGGGATGTTTTGATTGATATCAAGAGGAAAGACCGGAACTTGATAACTCCGAGGACTTTACAAGTTGTTTTAGGTAGAGTTGCTAAGGTTTGTTCTGTCAGAATGACCGTGGAGTCTTTTTGGAAGTTCAAGAGATTGGTTCCGGTGTTTGATACTAGTTGTTTTAATGCTCTGTTGAGGACTTTGTGTCAAGAGAAGAGTATGAGCGATGCGAGAAATGTTTATCATCATTTGAAGAAGGGTTTTAGGCCCAATTTGCAAACTTTTAACATACTTTTGTCGGGGTGGAAGTCGTCAGAGGAAGCGGAGTTGTTTTATGAGGAGATGAAGGAATTGGGTGTCAAGCCTGATATTGTAACGTACAACTCGTTAATTGATGTGTTTTGTAAGGGTAGAGAACTGGAGAAGGCATATGGGGTGGTTGCGAGGATGAGGGAGGAGGATATATTGCCGGATGTGATAACATATACTAGTATTATTGGTGGGTTGGGTTTGGTTGGCCAGCCTGATAAAGCAAGAGATATGCTGAAGGAGATGAAGGAGCATGGATGTTACCCAGATGTTGCAGCATACAATGCTGTGATTAGGAATTATTGTATTGCAAAGAGGCTAGATGCTGCTTACAGTTTGATGGCTGAGATGGAGAGTAAGGGCATGAGTCCAAATGCAACTAGTTACAATTTGTTCTTTCGAGTTTTTTCTTGGTCAAATGACTTGCGCAACTCTTGGGATTTCTACGGGAGGATGATGGATGCTGGGTGCCTGCCGAATACCCAGTCTTGTATGTTTCTCATCAAGTTGTTTAAGAGGCATGAAAAGGTGGAGATGGCACTTCAACTTTGGAATGATATGGTAGAGAAAGGTTTTGGGTCATATATTTTGGTATCTGATGTGTTGCTTGGCATGCTTTGTGATATGGGCAAGTTGGTTGAAGCAGAGAAGTGTTTTTTGCAAATGGTGGAGAAAGGGCATAAGCCAAGCAATGTTTCTTTCAGAAGGATTAAGGTGCTCATGGAATTGGCAAACAAGCACGATGCCATTCGGAATTTGTCAGAGAAGATGGCTATTTTTGGGTCATCAATTCGAGCTCCTGAAGGCATGGATGAGAAAGAATGTTCAGACCCAGTTCCTAGTTTATAA